A genomic segment from Lutibacter sp. A80 encodes:
- a CDS encoding DegT/DnrJ/EryC1/StrS aminotransferase family protein yields MKKIQMVDLQSQYTKIQEQVDSKISEVLKSAAYINGPEVQSFQKNLETYLNVKHVIPCANGTDALQIAMMGLGLAPGDEVITVDFTFAATVEVIALLHLTPVLVDVEKDTFNINIEALKKAITPKTKAIVPVHLFGQCANMEAILEVAKEYNLFVIEDTAQAIGANYTFKDGTTKKAGTIGNIGTTSFFPSKNLGCYGDGGAIFTNDDDLAHTIRGIVNHGMYKRYYHDVVGVNSRLDSVQAAVLNVKLPLLDSYCEARQKAAAYYSNAFAGNENIITPATSNFTSHVFHQYTLQILTGKRNELHQHLLDNGIPNAIYYPVPLHSQKAYKDKRYNEDDFKVTNELIDTVISLPMHTELDEEQLNFITSTILNFINK; encoded by the coding sequence ATGAAAAAAATACAAATGGTTGACCTCCAAAGTCAATACACCAAAATACAAGAACAAGTTGATTCTAAAATTTCAGAAGTTTTAAAATCTGCAGCTTATATAAATGGACCGGAAGTCCAGTCTTTTCAAAAAAATTTAGAAACTTATTTAAATGTAAAACACGTAATTCCTTGTGCAAATGGTACCGATGCTCTTCAAATCGCTATGATGGGATTAGGACTAGCTCCTGGAGACGAAGTTATTACAGTTGATTTTACCTTTGCTGCAACTGTTGAAGTAATTGCTTTATTACATTTAACTCCTGTTTTAGTAGATGTTGAAAAAGATACTTTTAACATAAATATTGAAGCATTAAAAAAAGCAATTACCCCAAAAACTAAAGCTATTGTTCCAGTACATTTATTTGGACAATGTGCAAATATGGAGGCAATTTTAGAAGTTGCAAAAGAATATAACTTATTTGTAATTGAAGATACAGCACAAGCTATTGGTGCCAACTACACCTTTAAAGATGGCACAACTAAAAAAGCAGGAACTATTGGAAATATAGGTACAACTTCATTCTTTCCTTCAAAAAATTTAGGTTGTTATGGTGATGGTGGTGCTATTTTTACAAATGATGATGATTTAGCACATACAATTAGAGGAATTGTAAACCACGGAATGTACAAACGCTATTACCACGATGTTGTAGGTGTTAATTCTAGATTAGACAGCGTACAAGCAGCTGTTTTAAATGTAAAATTACCTCTTCTAGATTCGTATTGTGAAGCTAGACAAAAAGCCGCTGCATACTACTCTAATGCTTTTGCTGGAAATGAAAACATAATTACACCTGCCACAAGCAACTTTACATCACATGTTTTTCATCAATATACATTACAAATTTTAACTGGTAAAAGAAACGAATTACACCAACATTTACTAGACAATGGAATTCCAAATGCCATTTACTACCCTGTACCACTTCACAGTCAAAAAGCATATAAAGACAAACGTTATAATGAGGATGATTTTAAAGTAACAAATGAATTAATTGATACTGTTATTTCTTTGCCAATGCACACAGAATTAGATGAAGAACAATTAAATTTTATTACATCAACAATTTTAAATTTTATAAATAAATAA
- the galE gene encoding UDP-glucose 4-epimerase GalE, with amino-acid sequence MKKVLVTGGLGFIGSHTVVELQNEGFEVLIIDNLSNSSIEVLDKITSITGTKPTYFNIDLREKTAVKDFFANNKVDGIIHFAASKAVGESVQMPLEYYENNLGSLISILQEMKANNLNNFIFSSSCTVYGQADELPITENAPIKPAESPYGNTKQIGEEIIKDATKISDLKAIALRYFNPIGSHESSKIGELPIGIPQNLIPYVVQTAAGIRKELSVFGSDYDTPDGTAVRDYIHVVDLAKAHIVALKRLIENNNKAQYEIFNLGTGKGNSVLEVINTFEKVTGKKVNYKLVDRREGDITAAYADTNFANEELGWKAELTLDEALLSAWKWQEALNSEK; translated from the coding sequence ATGAAAAAAGTTTTAGTTACTGGAGGGTTAGGATTTATTGGCTCACACACAGTTGTAGAGTTACAAAATGAAGGTTTCGAAGTTCTTATTATTGATAATTTATCAAACTCAAGCATTGAAGTTTTAGATAAAATAACTTCAATTACAGGAACAAAACCTACATATTTTAATATCGATTTAAGAGAAAAAACTGCTGTTAAAGATTTTTTCGCAAATAATAAAGTAGATGGAATTATTCATTTTGCAGCATCTAAAGCAGTAGGTGAAAGTGTTCAAATGCCATTAGAATATTATGAAAACAATCTTGGTAGTTTAATTTCTATTTTACAAGAAATGAAAGCTAACAACTTAAATAACTTTATTTTTAGTTCATCTTGTACCGTTTATGGACAAGCAGATGAACTTCCAATTACAGAAAATGCACCTATAAAACCTGCGGAATCTCCTTACGGAAATACAAAACAAATTGGTGAAGAAATTATAAAAGATGCTACCAAAATTTCAGATTTAAAAGCTATTGCATTGCGTTATTTTAATCCAATTGGCTCACACGAATCTTCAAAAATTGGTGAATTACCTATTGGAATACCTCAAAACTTAATTCCTTATGTAGTACAAACTGCAGCTGGAATACGTAAAGAACTTTCCGTTTTTGGAAGTGATTACGATACACCTGACGGTACAGCCGTTAGAGATTACATTCATGTAGTTGACTTAGCAAAAGCACATATTGTTGCTTTAAAAAGACTTATTGAAAATAATAACAAAGCTCAATATGAAATTTTTAACTTAGGTACTGGTAAAGGAAATTCTGTTTTAGAAGTTATAAATACTTTTGAAAAAGTTACTGGTAAAAAAGTAAACTATAAATTAGTAGATAGACGGGAAGGCGACATTACAGCCGCTTATGCCGATACAAATTTTGCAAATGAAGAACTTGGATGGAAAGCTGAATTAACTCTAGATGAGGCTTTACTTTCTGCCTGGAAATGGCAAGAAGCTTTAAATAGCGAAAAGTAA
- the fabD gene encoding ACP S-malonyltransferase translates to MKAYIFPGQGAQFVGMGLDLYQSSPLAQELFEKANSILGFSITDIMFEGTAEDLKQTKVTQPAIFLHSVILAKTLGDDFKPEMVAGHSLGELSALVANGVLTFEDGLKLVSKRALAMQKACEAQESTMAAVLGLDDNVVEEVCASIDGVVVAANYNCPGQLVISGEISAIDKACELLTEKGARRALKLPVGGAFHSPLMAPAREELAEAIKNTVFSEPICPVYQNVVAKAVTNPDEIKGNLIAQLTAPVRWTQCVQAMIADGGTEFVEVGPGKVLQGLMRKIDRSVSASGAVA, encoded by the coding sequence ATGAAAGCATATATATTTCCAGGTCAAGGAGCTCAATTTGTCGGAATGGGATTAGATTTATATCAAAGCTCACCCTTAGCTCAAGAACTTTTTGAAAAAGCAAACAGTATTTTAGGTTTTTCTATAACAGACATTATGTTTGAAGGTACTGCAGAGGATTTAAAACAAACAAAAGTAACACAGCCTGCAATTTTTTTGCATTCAGTAATTTTGGCAAAAACATTAGGAGATGATTTTAAACCAGAAATGGTTGCAGGGCATTCTTTAGGTGAACTTTCAGCTTTAGTTGCTAATGGAGTATTGACTTTTGAAGATGGTCTAAAATTGGTTTCTAAAAGAGCTTTAGCAATGCAAAAAGCTTGTGAAGCTCAAGAATCAACAATGGCTGCAGTTTTAGGTTTAGATGATAATGTTGTTGAAGAAGTATGTGCTAGTATTGATGGTGTAGTAGTGGCAGCTAATTATAATTGTCCTGGTCAGTTGGTTATTTCTGGTGAAATTTCAGCTATAGATAAAGCTTGTGAGTTGCTAACAGAAAAAGGAGCAAGACGTGCTTTAAAATTACCAGTTGGTGGAGCATTTCACTCTCCTTTAATGGCGCCAGCAAGAGAGGAATTAGCTGAAGCGATTAAAAATACTGTATTTAGTGAACCTATTTGTCCGGTTTATCAAAATGTTGTGGCAAAAGCGGTTACAAATCCAGATGAAATTAAAGGAAATTTAATAGCGCAATTAACGGCGCCTGTACGTTGGACACAATGCGTGCAAGCTATGATTGCAGATGGTGGAACAGAATTTGTTGAAGTTGGACCAGGTAAGGTTTTACAAGGTTTAATGCGTAAAATAGATAGAAGTGTTTCTGCTAGTGGAGCTGTTGCTTAG
- a CDS encoding queuosine precursor transporter: protein MNQKLKSEAFTIYLILASMFIAALVASNLIFQKFFYWNPFGWFRFELSVGILPYPITFLITDIISEIYGRKKANQVVIAGIFASFFSMLIVLIANYTPAIDNSPINNQIFTKVFGLSPIAVLASMLAYLFAQFIDIRLFHFWKRKTKGEHLWLRNNFSTFASQLIDTVTVVGLLCIFKVLPWNIFGTLVLSGFLFKIIIALLDTPILYFIVYLFKKRFHLAKGEEISFFK, encoded by the coding sequence ATGAATCAAAAACTAAAATCCGAAGCTTTTACAATTTATTTAATTTTAGCATCCATGTTTATTGCAGCATTGGTAGCTTCAAATTTAATTTTTCAAAAATTTTTTTATTGGAATCCTTTTGGATGGTTCAGATTTGAACTTTCTGTTGGTATTTTACCTTACCCTATTACCTTTTTAATTACCGATATTATTTCAGAAATTTATGGGCGAAAAAAAGCAAATCAGGTTGTAATTGCAGGTATTTTTGCTTCATTTTTTTCAATGTTGATTGTTCTTATTGCAAATTATACTCCAGCAATTGATAATTCACCTATTAACAACCAAATATTTACAAAAGTATTTGGACTATCTCCTATTGCTGTTTTAGCTTCTATGTTAGCTTATTTATTTGCTCAATTTATTGATATCCGCCTATTTCATTTTTGGAAAAGAAAAACCAAAGGTGAACATTTATGGTTACGCAATAATTTTTCCACCTTCGCTTCACAATTAATTGACACTGTAACGGTGGTAGGTTTACTGTGTATTTTTAAAGTTTTACCTTGGAATATTTTTGGGACTTTAGTTTTAAGTGGTTTTTTATTTAAAATTATAATTGCACTTTTAGATACTCCTATTTTATACTTTATAGTTTACCTATTTAAAAAACGATTTCATTTAGCGAAAGGAGAAGAAATTTCATTTTTTAAATAA
- a CDS encoding YitT family protein, translating to MIAFIHNLIVKTVKRRFKKSSFRQTKRLSEEVKSIEVSISHSVREVFFILIGVVSAGFGLKGFLLPNSFIDGGAMGISLLISDVTGYSLSVLIVLINLPFIVLGYSNIGKQFALKSILAIIALALSVHFIPYPLITSDKLLIAVFGGFFLGGGIGMSIRGGAVIDGTEVLAIFLSKKSGLTIGDIILIFNIIIFSFGAYILSIEVALYAMLTYMAAAKTIDFIIEGVEEYTGISIISTKSEKIRLMITEDLGRGVTVYVGKGGFGKQEQDLTNFDIIYTIVTRLEIARIKTEIEKIDEHAFIIMNSIKDTKGGMIKKRPLK from the coding sequence ATGATTGCATTTATACATAATTTAATTGTTAAAACCGTAAAACGTAGATTTAAAAAAAGCTCGTTTAGACAAACTAAAAGATTGTCTGAAGAGGTTAAAAGTATAGAAGTAAGCATCTCTCATAGTGTACGAGAGGTGTTTTTTATTTTAATAGGTGTTGTTTCTGCCGGTTTTGGATTAAAAGGATTTTTATTGCCAAACTCTTTTATTGATGGTGGAGCAATGGGGATATCCTTATTAATTTCAGATGTTACAGGTTATTCCCTATCGGTATTAATTGTACTTATTAATTTGCCTTTTATAGTTTTAGGGTATTCTAATATTGGTAAACAATTTGCTTTAAAAAGTATTTTAGCAATTATAGCTTTAGCATTATCGGTTCATTTTATTCCATACCCTTTAATTACTTCAGATAAGTTGTTAATCGCTGTTTTTGGTGGTTTTTTCTTAGGAGGTGGTATTGGAATGTCTATTAGAGGTGGTGCTGTTATTGATGGAACAGAAGTTTTAGCAATATTTTTGAGTAAAAAATCAGGACTTACAATAGGTGATATAATTTTAATTTTTAACATTATAATATTTTCCTTTGGAGCCTATATTTTATCAATAGAAGTAGCCTTGTATGCAATGTTAACTTATATGGCTGCAGCAAAAACAATTGATTTTATTATTGAAGGAGTTGAAGAATATACCGGAATTTCAATAATTTCAACCAAAAGTGAAAAAATTAGGTTAATGATAACTGAAGATTTAGGACGTGGAGTAACCGTATATGTTGGAAAAGGTGGATTTGGAAAGCAAGAACAAGATTTAACTAATTTTGATATTATTTATACAATTGTTACACGATTAGAAATTGCAAGAATTAAAACCGAAATAGAAAAAATTGACGAGCATGCATTTATAATTATGAACAGTATAAAAGACACCAAAGGAGGAATGATAAAAAAAAGACCTTTAAAATAA